The proteins below are encoded in one region of Planctopirus limnophila DSM 3776:
- a CDS encoding sugar phosphate isomerase/epimerase family protein: MTHSLPKLHNAMWPGLVGKEPGTDHPPISLEKMLEMTGKAHVNGVTYDGVDLFLFHPHTDPDASETAIRNMADLIAAHGLKVGSLVAPVWPGTVGDSAMGDEAARKKFVLAVEKACRIGKILREHGVREYGVIRIDSATGTSTWHDDPKGNTAKIAKTFQEAASVAASYNERLAAEGEICWAGMHSWKDMVDLLEAVDRPKTVGFQADLAHTYLYLLGYNAEEHALLKPGYSDEEFWAAYKIMTDALRPWTIDFHVAQNDGSVHGTGSHDKTGRHCPADDPNGKLDIVKCAGYWLQGAKERGIEHICWDGCMFPNATLENQQTWNTILKTMIDVREAAGWDK; this comes from the coding sequence ATGACGCACTCGCTGCCCAAGCTTCATAACGCCATGTGGCCCGGCCTCGTTGGTAAAGAACCAGGAACAGACCATCCACCCATCAGCCTCGAAAAAATGCTCGAAATGACGGGGAAGGCACATGTTAATGGTGTGACTTACGATGGCGTTGATCTGTTCCTGTTTCACCCACACACTGATCCTGATGCAAGTGAAACGGCCATTCGCAACATGGCGGATCTCATAGCTGCCCACGGTCTCAAGGTGGGTTCCCTGGTGGCACCGGTCTGGCCGGGAACGGTCGGCGATTCGGCCATGGGTGATGAAGCCGCTCGTAAGAAGTTCGTGCTGGCTGTCGAAAAGGCTTGCCGCATTGGCAAGATTCTGCGTGAGCACGGCGTGCGCGAATATGGCGTCATCCGCATCGATTCTGCGACTGGCACTTCAACATGGCATGATGACCCCAAAGGGAACACCGCCAAGATCGCCAAGACGTTTCAGGAAGCGGCCAGTGTGGCGGCCAGCTACAACGAGCGCCTGGCAGCCGAAGGCGAGATCTGCTGGGCGGGGATGCACTCCTGGAAAGATATGGTTGATCTGCTGGAAGCTGTTGATCGTCCGAAGACCGTCGGTTTCCAGGCCGATCTGGCACATACCTACCTCTACCTGCTCGGCTACAACGCGGAAGAGCATGCCCTGCTGAAGCCTGGTTACTCAGATGAAGAGTTCTGGGCTGCCTACAAAATCATGACTGACGCACTGCGTCCATGGACCATCGATTTCCACGTCGCTCAGAACGATGGTTCTGTCCATGGTACTGGCAGCCATGACAAGACCGGTCGCCACTGCCCGGCAGATGATCCGAATGGCAAGCTGGATATTGTGAAGTGTGCTGGCTATTGGCTGCAGGGAGCCAAAGAACGTGGTATCGAGCATATCTGTTGGGATGGCTGCATGTTCCCGAACGCCACTCTGGAAAATCAGCAGACCTGGAACACCATTCTCAAGACAATGATCGATGTCCGCGAGGCTGCTGGCTGGGACAAATAG
- a CDS encoding class I mannose-6-phosphate isomerase, which yields MASVKTLASAALTEGRGVFRLSPTWVPRSFLQPGRRLKLHPADYYALGTHRGGIDERWFGSTTEAANEGRAHDEGLSYCVAGGEKFLLRDAVEELGAEIVGEHIWSKYKKWPVYSKFFDNMGPIPHHMHQNAEQAKLVGQEGKPESYYFPPQLNNVGNNFPYTFMGFEPGTTKEQVVACLDRWNDGDNGILDLSKAYRLKVGTGWLIPPCILHAPGSLLTYEPQWGSDVFGMYQSMVEGRAVPRSLLTKDFPEEKHGDNQYLVDALDWEGNVNPNFKDSHYLEPIVASGSDKEGFIDRWIVYGRIKGAQDFTAKELTIQPGTKVTIKDGGAYGWITVQGEGSVNGLKLQTPSMIRFGQMTMDEVFVTAKAAKEGVTFENTGTDPLVGLRYFGPEAQPEAPEIGAWKK from the coding sequence GTGGCAAGTGTAAAGACGTTGGCCAGTGCCGCGTTGACCGAAGGTCGTGGTGTATTCCGATTGTCCCCGACGTGGGTTCCGCGCTCGTTCCTGCAGCCAGGCCGTCGGCTGAAACTGCATCCAGCAGACTATTACGCCCTGGGAACACATCGCGGCGGGATTGATGAGCGCTGGTTTGGCTCGACGACAGAAGCTGCCAATGAAGGACGTGCTCACGATGAAGGCCTGAGCTACTGCGTGGCTGGCGGGGAAAAATTCCTGCTGCGGGATGCAGTCGAAGAACTCGGCGCGGAGATCGTGGGCGAGCACATCTGGTCGAAGTATAAGAAATGGCCGGTCTACTCGAAGTTCTTCGACAACATGGGGCCTATTCCTCACCACATGCACCAGAACGCCGAGCAGGCCAAGCTGGTCGGTCAGGAAGGGAAGCCCGAAAGTTATTACTTCCCGCCGCAGCTCAACAATGTGGGGAATAATTTCCCCTATACGTTCATGGGTTTTGAACCCGGGACGACCAAAGAGCAAGTGGTGGCCTGCCTCGATCGCTGGAATGACGGCGATAACGGCATCCTCGATCTGTCGAAGGCTTACCGGTTGAAGGTTGGCACAGGCTGGTTGATTCCGCCATGCATTCTGCATGCTCCGGGCTCACTGCTGACTTACGAACCACAGTGGGGCAGCGATGTCTTCGGGATGTACCAGTCCATGGTGGAAGGCCGGGCAGTGCCACGTTCACTGCTGACGAAGGACTTCCCGGAAGAGAAGCATGGCGATAATCAGTATCTTGTCGACGCGCTCGACTGGGAAGGGAACGTCAATCCGAACTTCAAGGATAGCCACTATCTGGAACCCATCGTGGCTTCGGGGAGTGACAAAGAAGGCTTTATTGATCGCTGGATCGTTTATGGTCGCATCAAGGGAGCCCAGGATTTCACCGCCAAGGAACTGACCATTCAACCCGGCACCAAAGTCACTATCAAGGACGGCGGCGCCTACGGCTGGATCACGGTGCAGGGCGAAGGGTCAGTCAATGGCCTGAAGCTGCAGACACCATCGATGATTCGTTTTGGTCAAATGACGATGGACGAAGTCTTTGTCACCGCCAAGGCTGCTAAAGAAGGTGTAACCTTCGAGAATACAGGGACGGATCCACTGGTCGGTCTGCGTTATTTTGGCCCGGAAGCTCAGCCCGAAGCTCCAGAGATCGGTGCCTGGAAGAAGTAA
- a CDS encoding efflux RND transporter permease subunit, translating into MNIGEFSVRNNRVLFVSMFFILLGGIVAYERLGRLEDPEFTIKEALIITPYPGASAEEVAKEVTNPIEAACQQMGQLLRVESESVRGRSVVTAVIQDRYDRFSIPQVWDELRRKINDVQSQLPPSVRGRTLVVDDFGDVYGIFLAVSGEGFTQPELRRYSEFLRRELLTVPGVKKVDLFSPQQEVVFLEISRQRLSQLGINEQQIYSLLQSKNIAADGGRIRVGEEHLAIDPEGALNSAEEMLDIVINSDSSGRQLRLRDVADIQRGYEDPPRRILRYDGQPAVGIGISTVQGGNVVTMGYGVRDKLNSLKSDQPLGIEIGDINFQPEAVTIATNDFIFNLAKAVTIVFVVLLFAMGRKTGLIIGAVLFLTIMATFLVMYLVGGLLMERISLGALIIALCMLTDNAIIVIEGIKVRIEGGDDKLQAVREVVSQNQWPLFGATAIGVIAFAAIGLSEDSTGEYCNSLFWVILISLSLSWVSSITITPLLSYLSFSPLAKTKQPNGSEKAADPYGGIFFQTYRKLLEFCLRFRWGVVAVSILGFIGSVYAFRFVDQSFFPPATRPQFMVDCFLPSGTHILESEAFAEEIENYIQKQPSVQHVTSFVGGGGLRFLLVYSPERENRAFVQFLVDVDDATQIAGLINTIQNHLDQNYPNANTIAKKFLLGPGAGGRIQARFDGPDASKLRELSDQAVKILREDPNTLCVRTNWRERELVLRPAIFEQQARRNGITRVEVAEALQSGFEGRVVGFYREPGGSGRGIFPQETRLLPIIARPPLNERSDVNAIQSMQIWSPLAGRMIPLSQVVSGTTLEWEDPIIHRRNRRETVTVHADPRTGLPSQLFERVRKQIESIPLPPGYTMTWGGEYEDSSDARAALVQPLPMALVIMVFIVVCLFNSIRQTLLVWLIVPLALIGVTAGLLITGQPFGFMALLGVLSLGGEQIKNSIVVLSRIQTARAEGKSQYAAILDAGVSKLRPVLMVAITTVLGMIPLTKDPFFAAMAACIMFGLSFACVLTMLVMPAIYAILYRVQKDEEPSSVVTD; encoded by the coding sequence ATGAATATCGGTGAATTTTCCGTTCGCAATAATCGTGTGCTCTTCGTTTCGATGTTCTTCATCCTGCTCGGAGGCATCGTCGCTTATGAAAGACTGGGCAGGCTCGAAGACCCCGAATTCACCATCAAAGAAGCTTTGATCATCACCCCCTACCCCGGTGCCAGTGCCGAGGAAGTGGCGAAAGAAGTCACCAACCCCATCGAAGCTGCCTGCCAGCAAATGGGGCAACTGCTGCGTGTCGAATCCGAATCTGTCCGCGGTCGTTCAGTGGTCACGGCTGTCATTCAGGATCGTTACGACCGCTTTTCCATTCCCCAGGTCTGGGATGAACTCCGCCGCAAAATCAACGATGTTCAGAGCCAGCTTCCACCCTCTGTCCGCGGGCGAACACTCGTCGTCGATGACTTTGGGGATGTTTACGGCATCTTTCTGGCGGTTTCTGGTGAAGGTTTCACTCAACCAGAACTTCGCCGGTACTCGGAGTTTTTACGCCGGGAATTGCTCACTGTCCCGGGAGTGAAAAAAGTCGATCTTTTCAGTCCCCAGCAGGAAGTCGTCTTTCTGGAAATATCCCGACAACGACTTTCTCAACTGGGGATTAACGAGCAGCAGATCTACAGCCTGTTGCAATCGAAAAACATCGCAGCCGACGGTGGACGAATTCGTGTCGGTGAAGAGCACTTGGCCATCGATCCCGAAGGAGCGTTGAATTCGGCTGAAGAGATGCTCGATATCGTGATCAATTCCGACAGTTCTGGTCGCCAGCTTCGCCTGCGGGATGTTGCGGATATCCAAAGAGGTTACGAAGATCCTCCCCGAAGAATTCTGCGCTACGATGGTCAACCAGCTGTAGGGATTGGCATTTCCACAGTTCAAGGTGGAAACGTTGTGACGATGGGCTACGGAGTTCGCGATAAACTGAACTCACTCAAAAGTGATCAACCGCTGGGGATTGAAATAGGTGATATCAATTTCCAGCCCGAAGCCGTCACGATTGCCACGAATGATTTCATCTTTAATCTGGCCAAGGCTGTCACGATTGTCTTCGTTGTGCTGCTCTTCGCCATGGGTCGCAAGACAGGCCTGATTATTGGTGCGGTTCTATTCCTCACGATTATGGCGACATTCCTCGTCATGTATTTGGTCGGTGGATTGCTCATGGAGCGGATCTCGCTGGGAGCACTCATCATCGCACTCTGCATGCTGACAGATAATGCGATCATTGTGATTGAAGGGATTAAGGTCCGCATTGAAGGGGGAGACGACAAACTCCAGGCCGTGCGCGAAGTGGTTTCTCAGAATCAATGGCCGCTGTTCGGTGCCACCGCGATTGGTGTCATTGCTTTTGCCGCTATTGGACTCTCGGAAGACTCGACGGGTGAGTATTGCAATTCACTCTTCTGGGTGATTCTGATTTCACTCAGCCTGAGTTGGGTCTCCTCGATCACGATCACTCCTCTGTTAAGTTACTTATCGTTCTCACCTCTGGCAAAAACGAAACAGCCTAATGGCTCTGAAAAAGCAGCTGATCCTTATGGCGGAATCTTCTTTCAGACATACCGTAAACTCCTCGAGTTTTGCCTGCGGTTTCGCTGGGGTGTCGTGGCGGTCTCGATCCTCGGGTTTATCGGCTCCGTGTATGCCTTCAGATTCGTTGACCAGAGTTTCTTCCCTCCAGCCACACGACCACAGTTCATGGTGGACTGTTTTCTGCCTTCCGGGACGCACATTCTCGAATCTGAGGCATTTGCTGAGGAAATCGAGAATTACATTCAAAAACAACCTTCCGTGCAGCATGTGACATCGTTCGTTGGTGGCGGTGGATTGCGGTTTCTTCTGGTCTATAGTCCAGAGCGGGAAAATCGTGCTTTCGTTCAGTTTCTGGTCGATGTCGATGATGCCACACAGATCGCGGGATTGATCAACACGATTCAGAATCATCTCGACCAGAATTACCCCAATGCCAACACGATTGCGAAAAAGTTCCTGCTGGGCCCCGGGGCCGGTGGTCGAATTCAAGCACGGTTTGATGGCCCGGATGCCTCCAAGCTCCGCGAACTTTCGGATCAAGCGGTCAAAATTCTCCGAGAAGATCCGAATACTCTGTGCGTCAGGACGAACTGGCGTGAACGCGAACTCGTGCTTCGACCAGCGATTTTTGAACAGCAGGCGCGTCGAAATGGTATTACCCGCGTCGAGGTCGCCGAGGCGTTACAATCGGGATTTGAAGGTCGAGTCGTTGGCTTTTATCGGGAACCGGGGGGGAGTGGTCGCGGGATTTTCCCGCAGGAAACCCGGTTACTACCAATTATTGCACGTCCCCCACTCAATGAACGTAGCGATGTCAATGCCATCCAGAGCATGCAGATCTGGAGCCCGCTCGCGGGACGAATGATTCCACTTAGCCAGGTGGTTTCAGGAACGACTCTGGAATGGGAAGATCCGATCATTCATCGCAGGAACCGGCGTGAAACGGTAACGGTGCATGCGGATCCCCGAACAGGGTTGCCCAGTCAACTCTTTGAAAGAGTTCGTAAGCAGATCGAATCCATCCCTTTGCCACCGGGTTACACGATGACCTGGGGCGGTGAGTATGAAGACTCCAGCGATGCCCGTGCCGCTTTGGTGCAGCCATTGCCGATGGCGTTGGTCATCATGGTCTTCATCGTGGTCTGTCTCTTTAACTCTATTCGTCAGACTCTCCTGGTCTGGTTGATCGTTCCGCTGGCTCTCATTGGAGTGACGGCCGGGTTGTTGATCACAGGGCAGCCTTTTGGATTTATGGCCTTGCTCGGTGTGCTCAGTCTTGGTGGAGAGCAGATCAAGAACTCGATTGTGGTTCTCAGTCGAATTCAAACGGCCCGAGCTGAAGGAAAGTCTCAGTATGCAGCCATTCTTGATGCCGGGGTCAGTAAACTTCGACCTGTGCTGATGGTGGCCATCACAACTGTGCTCGGCATGATTCCACTGACAAAAGACCCGTTTTTTGCAGCGATGGCGGCCTGCATCATGTTTGGACTTTCTTTTGCCTGTGTCTTGACCATGCTCGTCATGCCAGCGATATACGCGATCCTATACAGGGTTCAAAAAGACGAAGAGCCCTCCTCGGTCGTAACTGATTGA
- a CDS encoding DUF6666 family protein: protein MSFRDCPTASTGGAGHDFLYQEYYDSNFLSQWRFQAGYELNESNEIGVWSTLRGMTDDAVIGATTVQLQAINQINVYWNHVWPTAAETAVWVGVCESHGQEVLVFPQDDRTSAMPILGARVMCPLSDYWSLYGETNLMMPADSGTVDAFLGFAFYPGGNAMRQKLTRFRPLLPMGGSPTFSVDLDR, encoded by the coding sequence GTGTCTTTCAGAGACTGTCCAACGGCATCAACTGGGGGGGCCGGACACGACTTCCTCTATCAGGAGTATTACGACAGTAATTTTCTCAGCCAGTGGCGTTTTCAAGCGGGCTATGAACTCAATGAATCCAACGAGATTGGAGTGTGGTCAACACTTCGAGGTATGACGGATGATGCAGTGATTGGTGCGACCACAGTTCAACTCCAAGCCATCAATCAGATCAACGTCTACTGGAATCATGTATGGCCGACAGCGGCTGAGACAGCGGTCTGGGTTGGCGTCTGTGAAAGTCATGGCCAGGAAGTCCTCGTGTTTCCACAGGATGACCGTACGAGTGCTATGCCGATTTTAGGGGCCAGAGTGATGTGCCCTCTCAGTGATTACTGGTCGCTCTATGGTGAGACGAATCTGATGATGCCGGCAGATTCCGGGACGGTCGATGCATTTCTGGGCTTCGCCTTCTATCCCGGCGGAAATGCGATGCGTCAGAAGTTGACTCGCTTTCGACCATTGCTCCCCATGGGAGGAAGCCCGACCTTCTCTGTTGATCTCGATCGGTAA
- a CDS encoding HD domain-containing phosphohydrolase yields MAGSMDQKSIDWTKMQACFSFSWAHVAPEASPLQKILKVAALFATGPEGARKLVESRCERGAQIARDLGFSESTALAIRCLDEHWNGQGQPDRPKGEEIPLLARILGIAQTIEVFYQLGGVRKVHEIVSE; encoded by the coding sequence TTGGCCGGATCGATGGATCAGAAGTCGATCGACTGGACAAAAATGCAAGCCTGTTTCAGTTTCAGTTGGGCACACGTGGCCCCTGAAGCTTCGCCACTTCAGAAAATCCTGAAGGTTGCCGCCCTGTTCGCTACAGGCCCGGAAGGTGCAAGAAAACTGGTCGAATCACGTTGTGAACGCGGTGCCCAGATTGCTCGTGATCTGGGATTCTCCGAATCCACAGCCCTTGCGATTCGGTGTCTTGATGAGCACTGGAACGGACAAGGGCAACCAGACAGACCCAAAGGAGAAGAAATTCCTCTTCTGGCCCGGATCCTCGGAATTGCACAGACTATTGAGGTCTTCTACCAGTTGGGCGGCGTGCGAAAAGTTCACGAAATCGTGTCCGAGTGA
- a CDS encoding efflux RND transporter periplasmic adaptor subunit has protein sequence MKRLLNSNRLSLGTFSLPKSSHVLILCSMICLAASCSPQTKIINVGPRPVKTQVITSVADLRSRTFPGKVEASQRVELAFQVSGLLVDLPVKEGQRVAKGELIGQLRQDEFKARVATLQSQLDQARAGLAALMQGERAEERLRREAQVRAAQARLSKTRTEHERNTRLVTTNVVTRAQYEMSEAAYRVAQEELKAAEQLVAAGSIGREEDIQSQEAMIRGLEAQLVEANLNLQDSTLRAPYDGVIAQRFVEQGQNVRAKEPVVRFQDVDEVEILVDVPETVMVADITRADIVSLSATISGAPGVAFPVRIREIGQVADPVTQTFTVRVGMQTPSGLQVLPGMTANILATYRRAEVLGSSPLLVPVTALSQSEAGKQIVWLIDEELKAQSREVKVGSATGSDIEILEGLAPGDRIAVAGVKFLRPGMQVRDLGDSLASTPSTSEGSTR, from the coding sequence ATGAAGCGACTCTTGAACTCAAACCGGTTGAGTCTGGGCACATTCTCGTTGCCGAAATCTTCTCATGTCTTAATCCTCTGCTCGATGATCTGCCTTGCCGCCAGTTGTTCACCCCAGACAAAGATCATCAACGTCGGGCCGCGTCCGGTGAAGACTCAAGTCATTACTTCAGTGGCAGATCTTCGTAGTCGCACATTTCCTGGCAAAGTCGAAGCCTCTCAACGGGTTGAACTTGCCTTTCAGGTTTCCGGATTACTGGTTGATCTTCCCGTTAAGGAAGGTCAGCGCGTCGCCAAAGGCGAACTCATCGGTCAATTACGTCAGGATGAATTCAAGGCACGAGTTGCCACTCTGCAGAGCCAGCTCGATCAGGCACGCGCAGGACTGGCAGCACTGATGCAGGGTGAACGGGCCGAAGAACGTCTCCGGCGTGAGGCCCAGGTGCGTGCTGCTCAGGCCCGCCTGTCGAAAACACGAACAGAGCACGAACGCAACACGCGTCTCGTCACCACCAATGTGGTCACTCGGGCTCAGTACGAAATGTCGGAAGCGGCTTACCGTGTCGCTCAGGAAGAGCTCAAGGCTGCCGAGCAACTTGTTGCGGCAGGAAGCATTGGTCGAGAAGAAGATATTCAATCACAAGAAGCCATGATTCGCGGGCTGGAAGCTCAACTGGTGGAGGCAAACCTCAATCTTCAGGACAGCACGCTCCGAGCTCCTTACGATGGTGTGATTGCTCAGAGATTTGTTGAACAGGGCCAGAATGTGAGGGCCAAAGAGCCAGTCGTCCGCTTTCAGGATGTTGATGAAGTCGAAATCCTGGTGGATGTTCCCGAGACAGTCATGGTGGCAGACATCACCCGGGCCGACATCGTCTCGCTCTCTGCCACGATCAGCGGTGCACCCGGCGTGGCCTTTCCTGTGAGGATTCGCGAGATCGGACAAGTGGCCGACCCGGTCACACAGACATTCACTGTTCGAGTAGGCATGCAGACACCGTCAGGACTGCAAGTTCTTCCGGGAATGACTGCCAACATTCTCGCCACCTACCGCCGAGCCGAAGTCTTAGGAAGCAGTCCTCTCCTCGTACCAGTGACAGCACTCAGTCAGTCAGAAGCAGGGAAGCAGATTGTCTGGCTCATCGATGAAGAGTTAAAAGCTCAATCACGAGAAGTCAAAGTGGGTTCAGCCACTGGCAGTGATATCGAAATCCTCGAAGGCCTGGCCCCGGGTGATCGAATTGCTGTCGCCGGTGTCAAGTTTCTCCGCCCAGGAATGCAGGTTCGTGATCTGGGAGACAGCCTCGCTTCGACTCCCTCGACCAGCGAAGGGAGCACACGATGA
- a CDS encoding Uma2 family endonuclease, producing the protein MSIAPMPPVTLDEFLRSEAEAPEGVTLELIDGKLVERPSMTTRGRLHAFVMSLLVYELVRWSQSFHQKPVEIGSGEARCRLTMENDTIVGVDAGVWIGEQYASPSNDPPLYEGPPVVAAEILSPSDKNEYVDEKIAAYLAAGVHQVWILDPMWRTVTVYRPDSKPAFYAEDDVLNAAPDLPGFSLPVSQFFSKYVKRPV; encoded by the coding sequence ATGTCGATTGCTCCGATGCCTCCTGTCACACTGGATGAATTTCTGCGGAGTGAAGCGGAAGCTCCCGAGGGTGTGACGTTAGAACTGATCGATGGCAAATTGGTGGAGAGGCCATCGATGACGACACGAGGAAGATTGCATGCATTCGTGATGTCGCTTCTCGTCTATGAACTTGTGAGATGGAGCCAGTCTTTCCATCAAAAACCTGTTGAGATTGGCAGTGGCGAAGCGAGATGCCGTCTGACGATGGAGAATGATACAATTGTTGGTGTTGATGCAGGTGTGTGGATTGGTGAACAATATGCGTCACCATCCAACGACCCGCCACTTTACGAAGGCCCACCTGTTGTCGCCGCTGAGATTCTTTCGCCGAGCGATAAAAATGAGTATGTCGATGAAAAAATCGCTGCTTATCTTGCCGCTGGTGTTCATCAGGTCTGGATCCTCGATCCGATGTGGCGAACCGTAACGGTCTATCGCCCAGACTCAAAACCAGCTTTCTATGCCGAAGACGATGTCCTTAATGCGGCTCCCGATTTGCCCGGATTTTCACTGCCTGTTTCCCAGTTTTTCAGCAAGTATGTCAAACGACCTGTCTGA
- a CDS encoding aminotransferase class V-fold PLP-dependent enzyme produces the protein MTDLLQLNDATHIKRNFWRIAEGVTYLNHGSFGPTPLPVQEARQQWSQRLAANPMNGFVRELDHEVEQAKAALASFLKCSPNDLLFIENATTAMNVVAASFELRPGDEVLFNDHEYGAVRRIWERACTVAGAKLVTSNLRPFHDPSDVIEPLLHAVTPRTRLVILSHVTSATATVFPVRELMAEFKQREIPVVIDGPHAIAMQDFSLGELGAAFYCASLHKWLCAPLGTGFLYVAPEWQAKVRAPMLSWGRPVAGRAAAWQDELRWQGTRDPDHYLAVPTAIQFMESFGLDHFRKRGFALACEARAMLEDLFGTKAIAPADMAWCGTMVAVPLPPSELPLPKADSDPLQVGLWETARIEAPVMFWNNTRHLRISCHLYNDRQDLRLLEETLKKLRGRCW, from the coding sequence ATGACCGATCTGCTGCAACTCAACGATGCCACTCACATCAAAAGGAACTTCTGGAGGATTGCCGAAGGTGTGACTTACCTCAATCACGGTTCTTTTGGCCCGACTCCTCTTCCCGTCCAGGAGGCCCGGCAGCAATGGTCGCAACGCCTTGCCGCCAATCCTATGAATGGCTTCGTCCGCGAACTGGATCATGAAGTCGAGCAGGCGAAAGCCGCTCTCGCCAGTTTCCTGAAATGCTCTCCCAATGACCTGCTGTTTATCGAAAACGCTACCACCGCCATGAACGTTGTCGCCGCCTCGTTCGAACTGAGGCCCGGCGACGAAGTCCTGTTCAACGACCACGAATATGGAGCCGTCCGCCGCATCTGGGAACGAGCCTGTACAGTCGCCGGTGCCAAACTCGTGACGTCTAACCTGAGGCCATTTCACGATCCCTCAGATGTTATCGAGCCCCTGCTCCACGCCGTCACACCGCGCACTCGGCTCGTTATTCTCAGTCATGTGACATCCGCAACCGCGACCGTTTTCCCCGTTCGCGAGCTGATGGCCGAATTCAAGCAGCGGGAGATTCCCGTCGTCATTGATGGCCCGCATGCCATTGCCATGCAGGACTTTTCACTGGGAGAACTAGGAGCGGCCTTTTATTGTGCAAGCCTGCACAAGTGGCTCTGTGCTCCCTTAGGAACTGGCTTCCTTTACGTCGCACCGGAATGGCAAGCGAAGGTCCGTGCTCCCATGCTGAGTTGGGGCCGCCCTGTCGCAGGACGTGCCGCAGCCTGGCAGGATGAACTTCGCTGGCAAGGCACTCGCGACCCAGACCACTACCTCGCGGTGCCGACAGCGATCCAGTTCATGGAATCGTTTGGCCTCGATCACTTCCGCAAGCGGGGTTTCGCCCTTGCCTGCGAGGCCCGAGCCATGCTGGAAGACCTCTTCGGCACCAAAGCGATCGCTCCAGCGGACATGGCGTGGTGTGGCACGATGGTCGCGGTCCCCTTGCCTCCCAGCGAGTTGCCACTCCCGAAGGCCGACTCCGACCCGCTTCAGGTTGGCCTCTGGGAAACAGCCCGTATCGAGGCCCCCGTCATGTTCTGGAACAACACCCGCCACCTTCGCATCTCCTGCCACCTCTACAACGACCGCCAGGATCTCCGCTTGTTGGAAGAAACCCTCAAAAAACTCCGCGGCCGCTGCTGGTAG
- a CDS encoding transglutaminase family protein, translating to MKRIRIIHNTEYHYNEPVTLGPHRAMVRPREGHDLHIISSRLEIEPAAEVRWVRDIYGNSIAIINFLEPASKLRFYSEVEVDLYDDYGLSCSIDPIGQSYPFQYSADEQVELFPFRLPSYPADGAVIHEWLSTLYQPGQLLNTADLLTTLNTRIYESFQYMHREEPGVQLPCETIRLGTGSCRDYAVLMMEAARHWGLAARFVTGYVQMGAEQHGSTHAWTEIYLPGAGWRGFDPTNNKLAGAEHVSVGVSREQDKASPLAGYWSGPSNAFNHMEVNVQVFDVNELPAVPVSQEPVSSTESRSST from the coding sequence TTGAAACGCATCCGGATTATTCATAACACCGAATATCACTACAACGAACCAGTAACGCTCGGCCCGCATCGTGCCATGGTCAGGCCCCGCGAGGGTCATGACCTGCATATTATTTCTTCCAGGTTGGAAATCGAGCCGGCTGCAGAAGTTCGCTGGGTTCGCGATATCTACGGCAACAGCATAGCAATTATTAACTTTCTTGAACCTGCCAGTAAACTTCGTTTCTATAGCGAAGTCGAAGTTGATCTCTATGATGATTATGGCCTGAGTTGTTCGATTGATCCCATCGGACAGTCCTATCCATTTCAGTACAGTGCTGATGAGCAGGTCGAATTGTTCCCATTCCGGTTACCCAGCTATCCTGCTGACGGCGCGGTGATTCATGAATGGCTTTCTACACTGTATCAACCGGGACAACTCCTCAATACCGCCGATTTACTAACCACTCTGAATACACGCATTTATGAGTCGTTTCAGTATATGCATCGGGAAGAACCGGGCGTTCAGCTTCCGTGTGAAACGATTCGCTTAGGAACAGGTTCCTGTCGAGATTACGCTGTCCTGATGATGGAAGCCGCCCGGCACTGGGGGCTTGCGGCACGATTTGTGACGGGTTATGTCCAGATGGGCGCCGAGCAACATGGCTCAACACATGCCTGGACCGAAATCTATCTTCCGGGTGCGGGATGGCGTGGCTTTGATCCGACAAATAATAAGCTCGCTGGAGCTGAACATGTCTCGGTCGGTGTTTCTCGTGAGCAGGACAAAGCCTCGCCACTGGCCGGCTACTGGTCAGGCCCATCCAATGCCTTCAATCACATGGAAGTCAATGTTCAAGTCTTTGATGTCAACGAATTGCCAGCAGTTCCTGTTTCACAAGAACCTGTATCATCTACCGAATCTCGTTCGTCAACGTAG